The following proteins are encoded in a genomic region of Arcobacter suis CECT 7833:
- the nadA gene encoding quinolinate synthase NadA has translation MNLKEEILKLKKELDVTLVAHFYQRDEVFELADITGDSLELAKKVMLTDSKYVVFCGVGFMGESVKVMSPEKTVLMPKIACCAMARMIDEGYFEQNLKKINQAGIPNENILPITYINSSAAVKAKVGQMGGMVCTSSNAYKIIEKGLQSGKKIFFVPDRCLGQNFAKSLNLKSAIVGDGSDLKEADIICYNGFCSVHQQFCVEDIEFYRNKYPDILIAVHPECDPSVCDAADFVGSTSQLITYIKALPEDQKIAVGTEFNMVNRLRTKNTYILSSTKPECPTMNETTLQDVYNTLKSIKDNNISKENEIFVSEDTAKWAKVALKRMFEV, from the coding sequence TTGAATTTAAAAGAAGAAATATTAAAATTAAAAAAAGAGTTAGATGTAACCCTTGTTGCACATTTTTATCAAAGAGACGAAGTATTTGAATTAGCTGATATAACAGGTGATTCATTGGAACTTGCCAAAAAAGTAATGCTTACTGATTCTAAATATGTTGTATTTTGTGGTGTGGGGTTTATGGGTGAAAGTGTAAAAGTTATGAGTCCTGAAAAAACAGTACTTATGCCAAAAATTGCCTGTTGTGCAATGGCAAGGATGATTGATGAAGGATATTTTGAACAAAATTTAAAAAAAATAAATCAAGCTGGAATTCCTAATGAAAATATTTTACCAATTACATACATAAATTCAAGTGCTGCTGTTAAAGCAAAAGTTGGACAAATGGGTGGAATGGTTTGTACTTCTTCGAATGCTTACAAAATCATAGAAAAAGGTTTGCAATCTGGTAAAAAGATATTCTTTGTACCTGATAGATGTTTAGGGCAAAATTTTGCAAAATCTTTAAATCTAAAATCTGCAATTGTTGGAGATGGAAGTGATTTAAAAGAGGCTGATATTATATGCTATAATGGATTTTGCTCAGTTCATCAGCAATTTTGCGTTGAAGATATTGAATTTTACAGAAATAAATACCCAGATATTTTAATAGCTGTTCATCCTGAATGTGATCCTAGTGTTTGTGATGCTGCTGATTTTGTTGGTTCAACTTCTCAGTTAATCACTTATATAAAAGCATTACCAGAAGATCAAAAAATTGCGGTTGGAACAGAGTTTAATATGGTAAATAGATTAAGAACAAAAAATACTTATATTTTAAGTTCAACAAAACCTGAATGTCCAACTATGAATGAAACTACTTTGCAAGATGTTTATAATACTTTAAAGTCTATAAAAGACAATAATATATCAAAAGAAAATGAAATTTTTGTATCAGAAGATACGGCTAAATGGGCTAAAGTAGCACTGAAAAGGATGTTTGAAGTATGA
- the plsY gene encoding glycerol-3-phosphate 1-O-acyltransferase PlsY: MDFFTNTNILFFLAAYLVGSIPFGSILAKTFAGVDITTAGSKSIGATNVLRVVKETNPKLAKKLGIATVLLDAFKGILVLLVALYYGVSDSTLWAIAILAVLGHCYSIYLGLEGGKGVATGLGVYLVLIPIPTLIGAVVWIVCAKVLKISSLSSLLGLVGVIVSATFLNDGLNVGSNVPMYIIAFIIIYKHIPNIIRIIKGEEKKVI, from the coding sequence ATGGATTTTTTCACAAATACAAATATTTTATTTTTTTTAGCTGCCTACTTAGTGGGCTCTATTCCTTTTGGTTCAATCTTAGCAAAAACGTTTGCAGGAGTTGATATAACAACAGCAGGAAGTAAATCAATTGGAGCAACAAATGTTCTAAGAGTCGTAAAAGAGACTAATCCAAAATTAGCAAAAAAACTAGGAATTGCAACAGTTTTACTTGATGCTTTCAAAGGTATACTTGTATTATTGGTAGCTTTATATTATGGAGTAAGTGATTCTACACTTTGGGCAATTGCAATTTTAGCTGTTTTAGGACATTGTTATTCTATATATTTAGGATTAGAAGGTGGGAAAGGAGTAGCAACTGGACTTGGTGTTTATTTAGTTCTTATTCCAATACCAACACTTATTGGTGCAGTTGTTTGGATAGTTTGTGCAAAAGTTCTTAAAATTTCATCTTTATCATCACTTTTAGGACTAGTGGGAGTAATAGTTAGTGCAACATTTTTAAATGATGGATTAAATGTAGGTTCAAATGTTCCTATGTATATAATTGCTTTTATAATCATCTATAAACATATCCCAAATATAATAAGAATTATCAAGGGTGAAGAGAAAAAAGTTATATGA
- a CDS encoding dihydroneopterin aldolase — protein MKIEISDLSFKCIIGILEIERIKKQKVIINISFEYDFSKDLFIDYSEISNLLKSTMKKQKFLLLEDAILYFESLLQNSYKITNLKIKISKPNILKNCIVSLSN, from the coding sequence ATGAAAATAGAAATCTCTGATTTATCCTTTAAATGTATAATTGGTATCTTAGAAATTGAGCGAATAAAAAAACAAAAAGTCATAATAAATATATCTTTTGAATACGATTTTTCAAAAGATTTGTTTATTGACTACTCAGAAATATCTAATCTTCTAAAATCAACTATGAAAAAACAAAAATTTCTACTTCTTGAAGATGCTATTTTATATTTTGAATCATTATTACAAAATAGTTACAAAATAACTAACCTTAAAATCAAAATATCAAAACCTAATATATTAAAAAATTGTATTGTTAGTTTAAGTAACTAG
- a CDS encoding major outer membrane protein, producing MKKIAKLSLVAAVAVAGLTTANAQPLEEAIKNVEVSGSVVYRYNDYKNNENGADTSSDTTDNNYKVALNLASKVNEDVKFNSRFIVGGANSGYATLDTTAADDANVTTTLSNAYFGYTGIANTTVNVGKQGLTTPWTVAIDSDNNEQTGTGILALSTVGPVTLAGAYFNQTNLDKSSDAKISAAGTDIKLTDIDAVAAGSQPAVDGALDIATVGAILAAGPVTVDAWFLDTKDLFDTYTVGAKSSFDLSGVKLGVDARWAALTFDDATADALDLETDNSIAKIALTAKAGIVDAKVIYAATDKDGGLTALDNDAVTTVNGWNTTVNGKADADYWQTTLGVDILSNLNLSANYNNLQYVNDSDDMEEEELYAQLLYKMSKNFNTYVRYGTYTKENTTANDDINDDVRGRLQVEYTF from the coding sequence ATGAAAAAAATCGCAAAATTAAGTTTAGTAGCTGCAGTTGCAGTTGCAGGATTAACAACTGCTAATGCTCAACCATTAGAAGAAGCAATCAAAAATGTAGAAGTATCAGGTTCTGTAGTTTATAGATATAATGACTATAAAAATAATGAAAATGGTGCAGATACATCATCAGATACAACAGATAACAACTATAAAGTAGCTTTAAACTTAGCTTCTAAAGTGAATGAAGATGTAAAATTTAATTCAAGATTTATTGTTGGTGGAGCTAATTCAGGTTATGCGACTTTAGATACTACTGCAGCTGATGATGCAAATGTTACAACAACATTATCTAATGCATATTTTGGATATACAGGTATTGCTAATACTACTGTTAATGTTGGTAAACAAGGTTTAACAACTCCTTGGACTGTAGCTATTGATTCTGATAACAATGAGCAAACTGGTACTGGTATCTTAGCTCTTTCTACTGTAGGACCTGTTACTTTGGCTGGTGCGTATTTCAATCAAACAAACTTAGATAAATCTTCTGATGCAAAAATAAGTGCAGCGGGTACGGATATTAAACTAACTGACATAGATGCAGTTGCTGCTGGTAGTCAACCTGCGGTTGATGGTGCATTAGACATTGCAACTGTTGGTGCAATTTTAGCTGCTGGACCTGTAACAGTTGATGCTTGGTTCCTAGATACAAAAGATTTATTTGACACTTATACAGTTGGTGCAAAATCATCTTTTGATTTATCTGGTGTTAAATTAGGTGTTGACGCAAGATGGGCTGCATTAACTTTTGATGACGCAACTGCAGATGCTTTAGACTTAGAAACTGATAACTCAATTGCAAAAATCGCTTTAACTGCAAAAGCAGGAATTGTTGATGCAAAAGTTATTTATGCAGCTACTGATAAAGATGGTGGTTTAACTGCATTAGATAACGATGCTGTTACAACTGTTAATGGATGGAATACAACTGTTAATGGTAAAGCAGATGCTGATTATTGGCAAACAACTTTAGGTGTAGATATCTTATCTAACTTAAACTTATCAGCTAACTACAATAACTTACAATATGTAAATGATTCTGACGATATGGAAGAAGAAGAGTTATATGCTCAATTATTATATAAAATGAGCAAAAACTTTAATACTTATGTAAGATATGGTACGTATACAAAAGAAAATACTACAGCTAATGATGATATCAATGATGATGTAAGAGGAAGATTACAAGTTGAATATACATTCTAA
- a CDS encoding c-type cytochrome — MKKAILSTILLLGSTSLLADTTMCFKENHQSMSTIENTPLNGGACLGKYTVNDMKTKGWSVDDIKISQTASGMSFIYVLKTATIVNTSSSNFTGNQAQMEANIIAKLEKKKEEEIKAKEIQEIQEAAIDGEKTYVNKCQNCHGINGQKSAYNSSRPLKDLSVEDMNESIKDYKLGKIDSQNASIMTPYANYLDTKTIKGIHGYLNKINTK; from the coding sequence TTGAAAAAAGCGATTCTTTCAACTATACTACTATTAGGTTCAACTTCACTTCTTGCGGATACAACTATGTGTTTCAAAGAAAATCATCAATCAATGAGTACTATTGAAAATACACCATTAAATGGTGGAGCATGTTTAGGAAAATATACAGTAAATGATATGAAAACAAAAGGTTGGAGTGTAGATGATATTAAAATCTCACAAACAGCAAGTGGAATGAGTTTTATCTATGTTTTAAAAACGGCAACAATTGTAAATACTTCTTCATCAAACTTTACAGGTAATCAAGCTCAAATGGAAGCAAATATAATAGCAAAACTTGAAAAGAAAAAAGAAGAAGAAATTAAAGCAAAAGAAATTCAAGAAATTCAAGAAGCAGCAATTGATGGTGAAAAGACTTATGTAAACAAATGTCAAAATTGCCATGGAATAAATGGACAAAAAAGTGCATATAATAGTTCAAGACCTTTAAAAGATTTATCAGTAGAAGATATGAATGAATCAATAAAAGATTATAAATTAGGGAAAATTGACTCACAAAATGCCTCTATAATGACTCCTTATGCAAACTATCTTGATACGAAAACAATAAAAGGTATTCACGGTTATTTAAATAAAATAAATACTAAATAA
- the prfB gene encoding peptide chain release factor 2 encodes MDAYEYSELLKLLNTKLNNIKGILKPDDLNKRLDEITQEESAQDFWNNVENATKIGIEKNRILGKLNKFNKANDSLKGTNELYEMANEEKDEETLEMLYDEAPELEKLIKSTEISVMLSNPDDASNAIVSIHPGAGGTESQDWASILYRMYLRWAERNDFKIELLDYQNGDEAGIKDVSFIIKGENAYGYMKAENGIHRLVRISPFDSNAKRHTSFSSVMVSPEVDDNIDIVIEDKDIRIDTYRASGAGGQHVNKTESAIRITHIATNIVVQCQNDRSQHKNKASAMKMLKSRLYELELEKQQATKDGVEKSDNGWGHQIRSYVLQPYQQVKDSRSNIGYSNVDAILDGDITKIIEDVLIATAK; translated from the coding sequence ATGGATGCATACGAATATTCAGAACTACTTAAACTTCTAAACACAAAACTTAATAACATAAAAGGTATTTTAAAACCTGATGATTTAAATAAAAGATTAGATGAAATCACGCAAGAAGAATCAGCACAAGATTTCTGGAATAATGTAGAAAATGCTACAAAAATCGGTATTGAAAAAAATAGAATCTTAGGTAAACTAAATAAATTTAATAAAGCAAATGATTCATTAAAAGGAACAAATGAACTTTATGAAATGGCAAATGAAGAAAAAGATGAAGAGACTTTAGAAATGCTTTATGATGAAGCACCTGAACTTGAAAAACTAATCAAATCAACTGAAATTTCTGTAATGCTTTCAAATCCTGATGATGCTTCAAATGCAATAGTTTCTATCCACCCAGGAGCTGGCGGAACTGAATCACAAGATTGGGCATCGATTTTATATAGAATGTATTTAAGATGGGCTGAAAGAAATGATTTTAAAATAGAACTACTTGATTATCAAAATGGTGATGAAGCAGGAATAAAAGATGTTTCATTTATCATAAAAGGTGAAAATGCTTATGGATATATGAAAGCTGAAAATGGAATTCATAGACTTGTAAGAATCTCTCCATTTGACTCAAATGCAAAAAGACATACTTCATTTTCATCTGTTATGGTATCACCTGAGGTTGATGATAATATTGATATTGTAATTGAAGACAAAGATATTAGGATTGATACATATAGAGCAAGTGGAGCTGGTGGACAACATGTTAATAAAACTGAATCAGCAATTAGAATCACACATATTGCAACTAATATTGTAGTTCAATGTCAAAATGATAGATCTCAACACAAAAATAAAGCAAGTGCTATGAAGATGCTAAAATCAAGACTTTATGAACTAGAACTTGAAAAACAACAAGCAACAAAAGATGGTGTTGAAAAAAGTGATAATGGTTGGGGACATCAAATTCGTTCGTATGTTTTACAACCATATCAACAAGTAAAAGATTCAAGAAGTAATATTGGTTATTCAAATGTTGATGCTATTTTAGATGGTGATATTACAAAAATTATTGAAGATGTTTTAATAGCTACTGCTAAATAA
- a CDS encoding PD-(D/E)XK nuclease family protein, producing MLFKKKLLVFPTSRAIRDFITSQKGENSLLPFIFTIDEFFKKSIFFDNMKYCEEEQRVLFLNEAIKEVNISKLGISDNFTKFLKQSDYIYRFFLELSSEKIEISDIQNIDTYDFYFEHLQILQTIQKNYIEILEKNSYVDRINLNKHYKINEIFLKKFENIELHFEGYFTKVEFDMVEKISKVLNLNIVFYSNVYNQKSLEVFRNLNLEIKLNHKYKIDLSNKIIVEEEKISNNLAFVELKGFSSRLNQIAYIKSVITKSVQNGVNPSTIALVLPDESFAVSLQLFDDEKYFNYAMGKSIKNTNLYQVAYSIYSYLNEDEIKHLEFLNFFKIDKLFIDKNIKNLWNKKAIKESFLIITDFIKSFEKNSELLEKYEELLYKINIILFSSNHFILLKDVYKIFLQRLVSITLDDVNSGKVTVLGLLETRAVNFETVIICDFNESFIPKISLKDKFLSTKLKQLSNLPTQFDRESLQKYYYKRLIGSSKNVFISYVNSDTNQISRFANELFNTHIKTDTNDNSYKHILYDNHKINHFDEEIIVKIDLMAIRWSATSFKTYLQCKRKFYLQNILKIKEHTISLKPKAYELGDIIHSILENYYKDFTKDDFSKIEELFNKYKSSNPFLILDLEIWKKKLYDFYLYDKERLKNRKIIALEKNFECEFEGIKIRGVIDRIDKYEDIYEVIDYKTSSTLSVDTLKNYEKTNDFQLEFYYLAMNELYKTDKIEAYYYDLNNIALLSETALDKKIELLCEKFKELKEISNSEISFSKCEDKSNCNYCTYSIICDRE from the coding sequence ATGCTATTTAAAAAAAAACTTCTAGTTTTTCCAACTTCAAGGGCAATTAGAGATTTTATAACTTCTCAAAAGGGTGAAAATTCCCTTTTGCCTTTTATTTTTACTATTGATGAATTTTTTAAAAAATCTATATTTTTTGATAATATGAAATATTGTGAAGAGGAACAAAGAGTTCTTTTTTTAAATGAAGCTATAAAAGAAGTAAATATTTCTAAACTTGGAATTTCAGATAATTTTACAAAGTTTTTAAAACAAAGTGATTATATTTATAGATTTTTTTTAGAACTATCAAGTGAAAAAATAGAAATATCAGATATTCAAAATATTGATACCTATGATTTTTATTTTGAGCATTTACAAATCTTACAAACAATTCAAAAAAACTATATTGAAATACTAGAAAAAAACTCTTATGTAGATAGAATTAATCTAAATAAACATTACAAAATAAATGAAATCTTTTTAAAAAAATTTGAAAATATAGAATTACATTTTGAAGGTTATTTTACAAAAGTTGAATTTGATATGGTAGAAAAAATATCAAAAGTATTAAATCTAAATATTGTTTTTTATTCAAATGTTTATAATCAAAAATCATTAGAAGTTTTTAGAAATCTAAATTTAGAAATAAAATTAAATCATAAATATAAAATCGATTTATCAAATAAAATCATCGTAGAAGAAGAAAAAATATCAAATAATTTAGCCTTTGTAGAGTTAAAAGGTTTTTCTTCAAGACTTAATCAAATTGCATATATAAAAAGTGTAATTACTAAATCCGTACAAAATGGTGTAAATCCTTCAACTATTGCTTTAGTTTTACCAGATGAAAGTTTTGCTGTTAGTTTACAACTTTTTGATGATGAAAAATATTTCAACTATGCAATGGGAAAAAGTATAAAAAATACAAATTTATATCAAGTTGCATATTCAATATATTCATATTTGAATGAAGATGAAATAAAACATTTAGAGTTTTTAAACTTTTTTAAAATTGATAAATTATTTATAGATAAAAATATAAAAAATTTATGGAATAAAAAAGCTATAAAAGAGAGTTTTTTAATCATCACAGATTTTATAAAATCCTTTGAAAAGAACAGTGAACTACTTGAAAAATATGAAGAGTTGCTTTACAAAATAAATATAATTCTATTTTCATCAAATCATTTTATTTTACTAAAAGATGTATATAAAATTTTTTTACAAAGATTAGTTTCAATAACTTTAGATGATGTTAATTCAGGAAAAGTTACAGTTTTAGGACTACTTGAAACAAGAGCTGTGAATTTTGAAACGGTGATTATTTGTGATTTTAATGAATCTTTTATTCCAAAGATTTCTCTAAAAGATAAATTTTTATCAACAAAACTAAAACAGCTTTCTAATCTTCCAACACAATTTGACAGAGAATCTTTACAAAAGTATTATTACAAAAGATTGATTGGCTCATCAAAAAATGTATTTATATCTTATGTTAATTCAGATACAAATCAAATCTCAAGATTTGCAAATGAATTGTTTAACACACATATAAAAACAGATACAAATGATAATTCTTATAAACACATACTTTACGATAATCACAAGATAAATCATTTTGATGAGGAAATCATTGTAAAAATAGATTTAATGGCTATTAGATGGTCTGCCACTTCATTTAAAACCTATTTACAATGTAAAAGAAAGTTTTATTTACAAAATATTTTAAAAATAAAAGAACATACGATTTCACTAAAACCAAAAGCCTATGAATTAGGAGACATAATTCACTCTATTTTGGAAAATTATTACAAAGATTTTACTAAAGATGACTTTTCAAAAATTGAAGAGTTATTTAATAAATACAAAAGTTCAAATCCATTTTTGATTTTAGATTTAGAGATTTGGAAAAAGAAACTTTATGATTTTTATTTGTATGATAAAGAGAGATTAAAAAATAGAAAAATAATTGCCTTAGAAAAAAACTTTGAATGTGAATTTGAGGGAATAAAAATAAGAGGTGTTATTGATAGAATTGACAAATATGAAGATATTTATGAAGTAATTGATTATAAAACCTCTTCAACTTTAAGTGTAGATACTTTAAAAAACTATGAAAAAACAAATGATTTTCAATTGGAATTTTATTATTTAGCTATGAATGAACTTTATAAAACTGATAAAATTGAAGCTTATTATTATGATTTGAACAATATAGCACTTTTGAGTGAAACGGCACTTGATAAAAAAATTGAGTTATTATGTGAAAAATTCAAAGAATTAAAAGAGATTTCAAACTCTGAAATCTCTTTTTCAAAATGTGAAGATAAATCAAATTGTAATTATTGTACATATTCGATTATCTGTGATAGGGAATAA
- a CDS encoding DUF4006 family protein gives MAGNTQMNENERGIFKLNGITGMLVAVVLLLSILGILTFNGLKVQQNEASNFYKINQDLNGLKMNSSDNYKQYQLVGTGK, from the coding sequence ATGGCTGGAAATACACAAATGAACGAAAATGAAAGAGGAATCTTTAAATTAAATGGTATTACAGGTATGTTAGTAGCAGTTGTATTACTATTATCAATATTAGGTATTTTAACTTTTAATGGTTTGAAAGTTCAACAAAATGAAGCTAGTAATTTTTATAAAATTAATCAAGATTTAAATGGATTAAAAATGAATAGCTCAGATAATTATAAACAGTATCAACTTGTTGGTACTGGTAAATAA
- a CDS encoding c-type cytochrome, whose translation MKSMVIGGIILIIALLAGTYFAAGDAFNGDDYINSLTMLGAVAIITITVFVALKYVNQMKNDTASGDLAEEKWDGIGEYKNHVPTGWALAFTGAIIWMFWYFTVGYPINGFSQIGQWNEETLEYNAKFEKKWENPSDETLKAMGQSTFLVQCAPCHGVDAEGIDGKAQNLTKRVSKEQVVYVIKNGANNLTSTYPAGMPPMMLTEDADINAVAEYVAGGFKGEQPASFATCSSCHGEDGKGMEAVAPNIRAYDDALVMAVLKDGKKGAIGAMPSFNGRLNETQEKALATYLRSLGE comes from the coding sequence ATGAAGTCTATGGTTATAGGTGGAATAATTCTTATCATCGCTTTATTAGCAGGAACTTACTTTGCAGCAGGTGATGCTTTTAATGGTGATGATTATATTAACAGCTTAACAATGTTAGGTGCAGTAGCTATTATTACAATTACTGTATTCGTTGCATTGAAATATGTTAATCAAATGAAAAATGATACAGCAAGCGGTGATTTAGCTGAAGAAAAATGGGATGGAATTGGTGAATATAAAAATCATGTTCCAACTGGTTGGGCTTTAGCATTTACAGGTGCTATTATTTGGATGTTTTGGTATTTTACAGTTGGTTACCCAATTAATGGATTTTCACAAATTGGTCAATGGAATGAAGAGACATTAGAATATAATGCGAAATTTGAGAAAAAATGGGAAAATCCATCAGATGAAACTTTAAAAGCTATGGGACAATCTACTTTCTTAGTACAATGTGCACCTTGTCATGGTGTAGATGCTGAAGGAATAGATGGGAAAGCTCAAAACTTAACAAAAAGAGTTTCTAAAGAGCAAGTTGTTTATGTTATTAAAAATGGTGCAAATAACTTAACTTCTACATATCCAGCTGGAATGCCTCCAATGATGTTAACAGAAGATGCAGATATTAATGCAGTTGCTGAATATGTTGCTGGTGGATTCAAAGGTGAACAACCTGCATCATTTGCTACTTGTTCTTCTTGTCATGGTGAAGATGGAAAAGGTATGGAAGCAGTTGCTCCAAATATCAGAGCTTATGATGATGCTTTAGTAATGGCTGTTTTAAAAGATGGTAAAAAAGGTGCTATTGGAGCAATGCCTAGCTTCAATGGAAGACTTAATGAAACTCAAGAAAAAGCATTAGCAACATACTTAAGAAGTTTAGGAGAGTAA
- a CDS encoding cbb3-type cytochrome oxidase subunit 3, whose translation MDYETLLTVQGYAKFFLVLAVFIIFYSYAYSIYKRDKSGERDFEKYSKLVHDDSSVSAPLEERKNDKDIDNKEK comes from the coding sequence ATGGATTATGAAACACTTTTAACAGTGCAAGGATATGCTAAATTCTTTTTGGTTTTAGCAGTGTTTATCATATTTTACTCTTATGCTTATTCTATTTATAAAAGGGATAAATCAGGGGAGAGAGATTTTGAAAAATATTCAAAACTTGTACATGATGATTCAAGTGTTTCAGCTCCTCTTGAAGAAAGAAAAAATGATAAAGATATAGATAATAAGGAGAAATAA
- the ccoO gene encoding cytochrome-c oxidase, cbb3-type subunit II — translation MFHWFEQRPFFFAVLVFIFIAFAGIVEVIPDFAKQSRPSVGTKPYSVLELAGRQVYIKDSCNACHSQLIRPFKAETDRYGMYSLSGEFAYDRPFLWGSKRTGPDLMRVGNYRTTDWHENHMYEPSAVVPGSIMPAYKHQFTNKADLDTAYAEAYTVKTVFATPYDQDLDGDGKIDVELGDYETAIAKAKEDAKAIAAGMKNEAIKADVEKGQIPEIVALIAYLNSLK, via the coding sequence ATGTTTCATTGGTTTGAACAAAGACCGTTTTTCTTTGCGGTACTAGTATTTATATTTATTGCATTTGCAGGTATCGTTGAAGTTATTCCAGATTTTGCAAAACAAAGTAGACCAAGCGTTGGTACAAAACCATATAGTGTTTTAGAATTAGCAGGAAGACAAGTTTATATAAAAGATTCTTGTAATGCTTGTCACTCTCAATTAATTAGACCGTTTAAAGCTGAAACTGATAGATATGGTATGTATTCATTATCTGGAGAATTTGCTTATGATAGACCATTCTTATGGGGATCAAAAAGAACTGGACCAGACTTAATGAGAGTTGGAAATTATAGAACTACAGATTGGCATGAAAACCATATGTATGAACCTTCAGCGGTTGTTCCTGGAAGTATTATGCCAGCATATAAACACCAATTTACTAACAAAGCTGATTTAGATACAGCATATGCAGAAGCTTATACAGTTAAAACAGTATTTGCTACACCATATGATCAAGATTTAGATGGTGATGGAAAAATTGATGTAGAACTTGGTGATTATGAAACTGCAATTGCAAAAGCAAAAGAAGATGCAAAAGCAATTGCTGCTGGAATGAAAAATGAAGCTATTAAAGCTGATGTTGAAAAAGGTCAAATTCCTGAAATAGTTGCATTAATTGCATATTTAAATTCTTTAAAATAG